The Longimicrobiaceae bacterium genome window below encodes:
- a CDS encoding type II toxin-antitoxin system HicB family antitoxin: MKRYLVIVEHTDTGYSAFSPDLPGCISTGATREAVEVNMREAIEFHIDGLREEGYPVPEPSTESTYIDVAA; this comes from the coding sequence ATGAAGCGCTACCTCGTGATCGTCGAGCACACGGACACCGGGTATTCGGCGTTCTCTCCCGACCTGCCCGGCTGCATCTCGACGGGTGCGACGAGGGAAGCCGTGGAAGTGAACATGCGGGAAGCGATCGAGTTCCACATCGACGGATTGAGGGAGGAAGGCTATCCGGTGCCCGAGCCCAGCACCGAATCGACGTACATAGACGTGGCGGCCTGA
- a CDS encoding type II toxin-antitoxin system HicA family toxin translates to MRVRELLRLIEADGWFLVRTRGSHRQFKHTAKTGLVTVPGHASDDLAPGTLNSILKQAGLKP, encoded by the coding sequence ATGAGAGTCCGGGAGCTTCTCAGGCTCATCGAGGCGGACGGCTGGTTCCTGGTCCGCACCCGCGGGAGCCACCGCCAGTTCAAGCATACGGCCAAAACTGGCCTCGTCACCGTGCCGGGCCACGCGTCGGACGACCTGGCGCCAGGAACGCTGAACAGCATCCTCAAGCAGGCAGGGTTGAAGCCATGA